A single genomic interval of Oryza sativa Japonica Group chromosome 7, ASM3414082v1 harbors:
- the LOC4342731 gene encoding ent-cassadiene hydroxylase-like, which produces MEDKVLLAVGASLVLVFLSKLISSYAKKPRLNLPPGPWTLPLIGSAHHLVSWSESVHSVIGKLAREHGPVMQLWLGEVPTVVASSPEAAQEILRDHDLIFADRHLTSTTAAITFGGTDVVMAQYGERWRHLRKLLTQELLTVARVRSFRRVREEEVARLVRDLSAAAASGATVNLTDMVNRLVNDTVLRCSVGSRCKYREEFLAALHAILHQTSALSVADLFPSSKLASMVATGPRNVLANRNKVERIIEEIIQERKNQIETDMMSGNDDVGDKAAVESKSCSLDVLLRLQKEGGTPIPITNQVITVLLWDMFGAGTDTSSTTLIWTMAELMRSPRVMAKVQAEMRQAFQGKNTITEDDLAQLSYLKMVLKESFRLHCPVPLLSPRKCRETCKIMGYDVPKGTSVFVNVWAICRDSMYWKNAEEFKPERFEDNDIELKGSNFKFLPFGSGRRICPGINLGWANMEFALANLLYHFDWNLPDGMLHKDLDMQESPGLVAAKCSDLNVCPVTHISSSCA; this is translated from the exons ATGGAGGACAAGGTGTTGCTCGCTGTGGGCGCATCCCTTGTGTTGGTCTTCCTGTCCAAGCTGATATCATCATATGCCAAGAAGCCGAGACTGAACCTGCCGCCGGGGCCATGGACGCTGCCGCTGATCGGCAGCGCCCACCACCTCGTGTCCTGGAGCGAGAGCGTGCACAGCGTCATCGGGAAGCTGGCCCGGGAGCACGGCCCCGTCATGCAGCTCTGGTTAGGCGAGGTGCCCACGGTGGTCGCGTCGTCGCCGGAGGCGGCGCAGGAGATCCTCAGGGACCACGACCTCATCTTCGCCGACCGCCACTTGACCAGCACCACGGCGGCTATCACCTTCGGTGGCACGGACGTGGTGATGGCCCAGtacggcgagcggtggcgccaCCTCCGCAAGCTGCTCACGCAGGAGCTGCTGACCGTGGCGCGGGTGCGGTCATTCCGGCGCGTCCGCGAAGAGGAGGTGGCGCGGCTCGTGCGCGACCTGTCGGCCGCCGCAGCGTCCGGCGCCACCGTGAACCTTACCGACATGGTGAACAGGTTGGTCAACGACACCGTGCTCCGGTGCTCCGTCGGGAGCCGGTGCAAGTACCGTGAAGAGTTCCTGGCCGCGCTGCACGCCATACTACACCAGACGTCGGCGCTCAGCGTCGCCGACCTCTTCCCGTCCTCCAAGCTCGCGTCGATGGTCGCGACAGGGCCACGGAACGTTCTCGCGAACCGCAACAAAGTGGAGCGCATCATAGAGGAGATCATCCAAGAACGGAAGAACCAAATCGAAACGGACATGATGAGCGGCAACGACGACGTTGGCGataaggcggcggtggagagcaaGTCATGCTCTCTCGACGTGTTGCTCAGGCTCCAGAAGGAAGGCGGCACGCCAATTCCAATTACAAACCAAGTTATCACCGTTCTTTTATGG GACATGTTTGGGGCTGGCACGGATACGTCGTCTACAACACTGATTTGGACCATGGCAGAGCTCATGCGCTCCCCAAGAGTAATGGCAAAGGTGCAGGCTGAGATGCGGCAAGCCTTCCAAGGGAAAAACACCATAACTGAAGATGATCTTGCCCAACTAAGCTATCTAAAGATGGTATTAAAGGAATCGTTTCGATTACATTGCCCAGTGCCGCTATTGTCCCCTCGCAAGTGCCGTGAGACATGTAAGATCATGGGCTATGATGTACCCAAAGGTACATCTGTATTTGTGAATGTGTGGGCAATATGCAGGGATAGTATGTATTGGAAGAATGCCGAGGAGTTCAAGCCAGAGAGATTTGAAGATAATGATATAGAACTTAAAGGGAGTAATTTTAAGTTTCTTCCATTTGGCTCTGGTCGTAGAATATGTCCTGGGATAAATCTTGGGTGGGCCAACATGGAATTTGCCTTGGCTAATCTTCTCTACCATTTTGATTGGAATCTGCCCGATGGAATGTTGCACAAAGATCTTGATATGCAGGAGTCGCCCGGTCTTGTTGCTGCTAAATGCTCTGACCTAAATGTGTGTCCAGTTACTCACATTTCTTCGAGCTGTGCGTAA